Below is a genomic region from Paludicola sp. MB14-C6.
TTATCGCACAGGATTACTTACTACAAAAGCAGTGGATTCTGAAGCACAAACCGTGTATACTATGTATAATGACTACTCTGAGCCAATCAACAAAGTTGCAGGACATCGTGTGCTTGCGATAAACCGTGGCGAACGAGAAGATTGTTTGAAAGTGACTATTAGCATCCAAACAAATGCTGCAATTCGTCTTATTGAAAATGAATTAGTAACAGGAGAAAACGAAAGCGCAGAGTGCATTAAGCTTTGCTGTGCTGATAGCTTTACTCGCTTGATTTTCCCGTCATTGGATCGTGAAATTCGTAACATGTTGTTTGAAAATGCAAGTGAAGCTGCAATTAAGGTCTTTTCTTTAAATCTAAGACAACTTCTACTCCAACCGCCTGTAAAAGGAACGATAACGCTAGGCCTTGATCCAGCATATCGTACCGGTTGTAAAATTGCAGTTGTTGATGATACCGGTAAAGTTTTAGATACAACTGTTGTGTATCCAACCCCACCACAAAGTAAAATAAAAGAAGCCGAAGCAAAATTACTCGACTTCATTCAAAAATATAAAGTTACTACAATATCAATTGGAAACGGAACCGCTTCAAGAGAGAGCGAAAGCTTTGTTGCAAATATGATAAAAGAGAATCATTTAGCTGTACAATATATGGTAGTAAGTGAAGCGGGTGCATCTGTTTACTCTGCATCTAAACTTGCAGCTGAGGAGTTTCCTCAATTTGACGTTTCCATTCGTAGCGCAGTTTCCATTGCTCGTCGGTTACAGGATCCACTTGCTGAATTGGTTAAAATTGATCCGAAATCAATTGGTGTTGGACAATATCAACATGATATGCCAAAAAACAGATTAGACGAAGCTTTGGGCGGTGTTGTTGAAGGATGTGTAAATCAGGTGGGTGTTGATTTGAATACAGCCTCTCATTCGTTGCTGAGTCGTATCGCAGGAATCAATGCAAGTGTTGCAAAAAATATTGTTTTATATCGAGAAGAAAACGGTGCATTTAAAAACAGAAAAGAATTATTAAAGGTTTCGAAGCTTGGTGCCAAGGCATTTACTCAATGTGCAGGATTCTTGCGTGTATCCGGAGGAGAAAACGTATTAGATAATACAGGAGTGCATCCGGAATCCTATAAAGCTGCTGAAAAGCTAATTAAGCTATGTGGCTATCAAAAGAAGGATGTACAAGAGGGTAAAATTATTGATATCAAACAGCGTATGGAAGAAATCGGACTACACAAATTAAGTGAAGAGTTGGAAATCGGTGAGCCTACAATTTGTGATATTGCAACAGAGCTTATCAAACCGGGTCGTGACCCTAGAGATGAGTTAGTAAAGCCTTTATTAAGAAATGATATATTAGAATTAAAGGATTTAAAACGAGGCTTAGAGCTAAAGGGTACTGTTCGCAATATTGTTGATTTTGGTGCGTTTGTGGATATTGGTGTACATGAAGACGGATTGGTTCATATTTCTCAAATTACCAATCGCTATATTAAGCATCCAATTGATGTATTAAATGTAGGTGATATTGTTACCGTTTGGGTAATGGATGTTGATATGGAAAGAAAACGAATTGCTTTAACAATGAAGGGCAATCCGACGCAAGAGTAATACCAACTGTTTTTTAAATTACAGTTGCAAGCAGAAATTCAGATAGGAATTTATATTTCTATAAATCTCCAGCAAATATCGTGGTTCTCTGCATTGGATTTTCATATATAATATGATATAATAATTCGTATACTATGATATCATTAATGGGTAATTGACTCGTTTATGGTCAAATGCGTTAACCAATTATTTACGCCAATAGTAAAATGTTGAGGAAAAGTATAAGGCATATATTAAACCAGCAAAAAGGAGTTTTCATGAGCGAAACAATAGGATATGTTCATTCTGTAGAATCATTTGGTGCGGTTGACGGGCCGGGAGTCCGTTTCGTAGTTTTTATGCAAGGATGCCCTTTGCGCTGCCTTTTTTGTCATAATCCAGATACTTGGAAAATGAATGAAGGCGAACAAATGACAGCAACCGAATTATTCTCTCAAATAAAAACCTATAAAAATTTTATTAAAAAGGGCGGTGTCACTTTTAGTGGCGGCGAACCTTTATTACAACCTGATTTTTTATATGAAGTGATCTCTTTATGCAAAAAAGAAGGCATTCATACTGCAATTGATACTTCAGGTGCAGTCCCGCTAAGTACTTGTAAGCACGTTATTGAAGCTTGCGATTTGGTGATGTTGGATATCAAAGATATTGACAAAGAGGATTGTATTCAGCTTACCGGTCAATCCAATACCAATGCAATGAACATATTAAACCATTGTGATTTTATTGGAAGAGACGTATGGATTCGTCATGTGCTTGTTCCACAATATACGTACAATGCTGAGAAGCTTCATAGGCTGGGTAAAGTTTTATCTTGGTATAGCTGTATTAAAAAAATTGAAGTCATTCCATTTCATAAGATGGGCGAATATAAATGGGATTATGTTGATACGCCTTATCAGCTTACCGATATTCCTTCCGCAACACCTCAGCAAGTAAATAAAGCAAAGGAGATATTGAAACAATATGGCTTACCAGTATAAAAAAAAGCGTTATAAGTTAAAACCTCTGCCCATAGCAATAGCGTCTATAATGATATTAGCGTTAATTGGTTTGGTGATTTATATGATTGTCTCAACGACAAAAAATAATGATAAAGACAAGAAAAACAGTTCTCAAGCTGCTTCCAGTATCAGTTCCGATGCTTCATCTGAAACAAGTTCTGTTTCCAGCAAAGAGGAAAGTTCTCAAGTAAGTTCCAAACCGAAGCCTTCTGCTTCTTCAACAGTTGCAGAGCCTACCGGTGGAAAAGGTTCTTGGAATTTAATTTTATTGAATCGCACACATTCTATTTCTAAAGATATGAACATTTCAAAAACCAAATTTGATTCTCAATTGGTAGATTCTAGAGCTGCACCGGCATATCAAAAAATGTACGATGCTGCGAAAAAAGATGGTATTACTTTATACTTGCGTTCCGGCTATCGTTCCATTGCAACACAAAACGTGAACTATCAAGCAGATATTCAACGCAATATAAACAAGGGCTATACCAGAGAGCAAGCAATTATTGAAACAGAAAAATATTATGCTCGTCCGGGACAGAGCGAACATCATACTGGTCTTGCATTTGACATTATCACTCCGGAATACCATCGAGATATTTATACCTTAAACGAACAATTTGCAAAAACAAAGGCATATGATTGGCTTGTAAAGCATTGTGCGGAATATGGATTTATACTTCGTTATCCAAAAGATAAAGTAGATATTACTAAAATAAACTATGAGCCTTGGCATTATCGCTATGTTGGGATAGAACATGCAAAAAAGATTATGGAAAATAATCTTTGCCTAGAAGAATACTTAGCACAATAAAAGAAAACGCCTGCACCGATTGGTGTAGGCGTTTGTTTAATGTAAGCAAGTTAAGGACCAATCCTATTGTAACACGACCATCTCAGTCACCTGCGGGTGCCATCTCGAATGGATAGCCTAAGAAAAATTTTGCCTCTCCTTTAGGAGAGGGTTACCGCTGCAGCGGTGGAGAGGTTGGGTTAGCATTGATTTTCTTCAGTTGCGTGCATTAGGCATTTGTTATATTATTCCCTCCTGAATTACAAAAGCTCCCTTGTTTGCACAAGAAAGCTTTTGAATAAAATTTGGTAGGAGATATCTTAGATTTTTTTCATGGTTAAAGCATACATAAACCATGTTGCGTGTGGGATCCATTGTTCTGCCCAACGCCAGTTATCTTTTATTTCAGTAGTCGGTTTTGTAATAAACGAAATGCCATGTTCTTCATCTTCTAAACCGCCTGTAATACCATTTACAATGCCACCCGGACAATGAATAAAGTCCTTGCGTTCTTCATAGAAGTAAGCATTTGTATTTCTGCCAACGCCCTCCATCATGCAGCTGTCATATGGGTTTAATCCTAACACCCAGTTAATTTGGTCGTCTGCATATTTGTTTAATTCTGCTTTGAATGTATCGCAATTCGTATGATATGTCATATAGCGAGCAGCAGTAGCTAAGGAGGCTATTCTAGCATTCTCGCCTTGCCACCATGGAGCAGTTTCCACATCATGAGGATAGAAGAAACGAGTTTCGATTGTACCTTTGCCATCTTGAATTAACTGACGAGCATAGCCGAATGGATTGCTCGCTTCTTTGGTTACAGCAAGCTCATGACGCATCACTTTTGTTGCAATATCCAATGCCCTTGCACGAAGCTTTTTGTCAATTTCAATTTGATAATAATTTAATAGGTTTACAATTGGCATACCGGCATCAGCAGCATGGAAAAACGGGCGTTTTGTTCCGTTTACGCTAAGATAACCCATTGTATCGTCAACAGCCACGTAACGGTCCATAATACGTTCCGCCATTTTTCCGGCTTTACGCATATAATCCCATTCACGAGTCGTTTTATAAAGCTCAACTAACGCATCTAATGCACAATATTCGTCGATTAGATTCCATTTGCCGTCGTTAGTATAACGTTCATTATTTTTTTCGAGATAATTGTATGCCGCAACTGCAGCTTTAATATACTCTTCTTTTGGATAATCACTTGGGAAAGTTGTTCTTGCAGCATATGCTAGTGTTGCAATTGCATATCCTCCACCAGAGCGAAAAGAGGTTTCATAGTTTTCATCTTTGATTTCGTCAAAGCCTTCGAGTACCCCGCCACCTTTTCGTGATTTTGGTTGACGGAATTCATAGCTGATAAAACGAGAGGTTGCAAGTGGTAAAAATGCATCGCCACGACCTTTTGAACGGAAGAATGAGCCTGATGGTGCTCGCATTCTCATAACAAAATCTGCGCCATACATTGCTTCGTCCAACATTCTGCGTTTCAAGTAGGTATAATAAGGATATTTCGATTCTTCCAATAAATCATGAAATTTGAAGAAAGCATAAGCGGAAAATGCGGCTTGCTGAGGATTAAAATAAGTCGTATGAGATAAATGAGAAAAATGGATTCCAATATCACCGGTAGCATCAAACCAACCACCACGAACATCTTGGCAGCCTTCTCTTTCCCCACGAAAAGGAAGAGCTCGGTCACCAGCTTCAAATTCGCCTGTTGGGCGTTGTGCTTTAAAATAATAGCCAGCAGTGGAAAGTGTGCGCATTTCTAATAAATTGTGTTCAATTTTAAACGGAAAAGAACGATAATCCTCATTGTCTGATTTTATAGAGATGTAGTATTCGCCATCGGCTTTTAGCTCATCAAAACGAATGGTAAAATAATAACCTGTTTTCCAATTATCTACCTCACCAACTTCAACCAAAGTCCCGTTGTATACCACTTCACCGTCTTCGACACGAATAACAGAAAAAGCGGTCGCGTTCATGCCTTTTTTGCCTTCAAACACGGCAGTTTTGGTTGCGTCGGCATCATAGCCAATGTGGTTTGTAAAAATGCGATTCATAATCCTCTCTCCTTTTCAATTTATGTTTGCGATTGCTTTTATTTTATTTGCTTTATGAAAGGTTACTTTAAATAAAATAACACCTAATAGCATAATGAATCCACATATTAATAAGACGTTTTTTACACCAAAGTGTTGACCTAAGTAACCACCAATTGGTGTAAAAATGATACGAGAGAAAATGGTGCCTAAGATAGCGTTAAATGATTGTGCAGTTGCACGTATGCTTTTCGGAACGGTATCACTAATATATTTTATTAAGCAATAACTAAAGCCAACGTATCCGCATCCGCTTAAGAGGTTCACTCCTAAGATGACATATTGATTGGTAATAAAGAATAATAAAAACCATCTGAGTGCTGTTGCTAGTCCGGCAAACAGCATTACTTTTTCTACGCCAAATTTCTTTTCTATTTTATATGCAAACCAGAAAAACGGTATTTCGGATAATGCAGATACAAATGATAACATACCAACCATTTGAGAAGTTGCACCAATTACTTTGTTATAATAGATTGGGTAGAATTGAAAATAAAAAGATGTTCCCATAAAATATATAATATTAAATGCTAACATACACAAAAGTGGTTTGTCTTTTAACAATACAGAATATTTTACTTTTTGATGTTTCTGGCGATGGCCTTCTACTTTAGGCAATAAGAAATATAGAGTACCCGTTACTGCAAAAAAGCATGCCATAATCCAAAAGATACTTCCGTAATTCGAGCCTATTACGAAGCCAACCAACATTGCACAAATTGCGTAGCCTAAAGTGCCACCAAGACGGATATGGCCAAAATCCCATTTGCTATGTTCCAATAATTCTAAAGAATAATTATCTTGTAATGTTAGCGCAGGAGTAAAGAATACAGAAAAAAGCATAACGCATATTGCTAGCCACAGCGTTGTCTTAAACATATAAAAAGACATACATACAAGCGTAGTTATAAGCAACAAAATTCCGATTATCTGATTCTTGCTTTTTGAGCGGTCGCTTATAATTCCCCAAAGCGGCTGTACCAACACTAATACTATGGTTGATACGGATTGTAATGCTCCAATTGCTGTCATATTAAAGCCTGATTGCGTTAAAAATAGGTTTAAATAGGTGTTATACATTGCTTGACCGGCATAAAAAATAATATAAATAAGAAAGATATTAACCGGAAAGCGATCTTTTATATTGGTTGATATTGAACTCATAAATACCCCCGACATATAATTTCTGTCATTTTGTGTTTATTTTTCGAATAGTCGGTTCATGTATTTCAATTGAGTGTATCGTTGAACCTAGTACGATTACAAGCTAAGAGTATCATCTATTATTCAACAAGTCAATCTAATTTGTAAACTAGATTAACTTAAAAACTAAATTCTACTCTTTAGCTAAAAACGTTTGTATGATTTTATAAATTATGCTATAGTGAAAATAAATAAAAGTTGATTTCTTGTGGTGTAGTGATATATGCACAATCAAATTGTTTGGCAACAAGAAAAACTGAAACAAAGGGGTTTAATGTGGATAATTTATTGCTATCGTTTCATATAATTTTGCCGCTTTTTATTATGCTGGCTTTAGGATACATTATAAAAGCGACAAAACTTGTAGATGACCATACTCTTGAGCAAATGAATGATGTTTGCTTTAAGGTGCTGTTCCCAATATTAATGTTCAATAATATCTATAAAACGGAATTGAAATATGCTTTTAAACCAAAGCTTCTTCTTTTTGCGATCGGTAGTGTTATTTGTATCTTTTTGCTTCTTTGTTTTTTAGTACCACTTATTGAGAAATCAAATTCCAAGCGTGGTGTTTTAATTCAAGGCATTTTCCGTTCTAATTTTGTTATTTTCGGATTACCTATCGCCATTTCGCTTTGCGGAGAAAAACACATTGGTCCTACTTCAATTTTAATCGCAATTATTGTTCCTCTGTATAATGCTTTGTCTGTAGTAATATTAGAAGTCTATCGTGGTGAAGGAGTACATATAAAACGTATCTTGAAAGGTATCATTACAAATCCACTCATTATTGGTGGTGTGATTGGGGTAATTGCTATGCTGCTTCATTTACAGCTTCCTGTACCGATTGATAAAACCATCAACGATTTAAGCAAAATTACAACCCCACTTGCGTTAATGCTCCTTGGTGCATCATTTCGTTTTTCAGATATTCGTTCGTATCGCAAACAAATCACAATTGGAGTACTCGG
It encodes:
- a CDS encoding AEC family transporter, yielding MDNLLLSFHIILPLFIMLALGYIIKATKLVDDHTLEQMNDVCFKVLFPILMFNNIYKTELKYAFKPKLLLFAIGSVICIFLLLCFLVPLIEKSNSKRGVLIQGIFRSNFVIFGLPIAISLCGEKHIGPTSILIAIIVPLYNALSVVILEVYRGEGVHIKRILKGIITNPLIIGGVIGVIAMLLHLQLPVPIDKTINDLSKITTPLALMLLGASFRFSDIRSYRKQITIGVLGKLIIIPLIFIPISVLLGFRGYELVPLVVMLGAPPAVSTYTIAGKMDADQTLAGQLVVFGSIGCIVTMFLWIFIGKQLFLF
- a CDS encoding M15 family metallopeptidase, whose translation is MYDAAKKDGITLYLRSGYRSIATQNVNYQADIQRNINKGYTREQAIIETEKYYARPGQSEHHTGLAFDIITPEYHRDIYTLNEQFAKTKAYDWLVKHCAEYGFILRYPKDKVDITKINYEPWHYRYVGIEHAKKIMENNLCLEEYLAQ
- a CDS encoding glycoside hydrolase family 9 protein is translated as MNRIFTNHIGYDADATKTAVFEGKKGMNATAFSVIRVEDGEVVYNGTLVEVGEVDNWKTGYYFTIRFDELKADGEYYISIKSDNEDYRSFPFKIEHNLLEMRTLSTAGYYFKAQRPTGEFEAGDRALPFRGEREGCQDVRGGWFDATGDIGIHFSHLSHTTYFNPQQAAFSAYAFFKFHDLLEESKYPYYTYLKRRMLDEAMYGADFVMRMRAPSGSFFRSKGRGDAFLPLATSRFISYEFRQPKSRKGGGVLEGFDEIKDENYETSFRSGGGYAIATLAYAARTTFPSDYPKEEYIKAAVAAYNYLEKNNERYTNDGKWNLIDEYCALDALVELYKTTREWDYMRKAGKMAERIMDRYVAVDDTMGYLSVNGTKRPFFHAADAGMPIVNLLNYYQIEIDKKLRARALDIATKVMRHELAVTKEASNPFGYARQLIQDGKGTIETRFFYPHDVETAPWWQGENARIASLATAARYMTYHTNCDTFKAELNKYADDQINWVLGLNPYDSCMMEGVGRNTNAYFYEERKDFIHCPGGIVNGITGGLEDEEHGISFITKPTTEIKDNWRWAEQWIPHATWFMYALTMKKI
- a CDS encoding Tex family protein, whose translation is MDILQKITGEFQLKPEYASNIVNLIDEGNTIPFIARYRKELTGSMDDQVLREFSDRLAYLRGLEKRKEEVISSIDSQGKLNDELTASIYNATTLAEIEDIYRPYKPKRKTRASVARERGLEPLAALLLEQKNNITPLQEAQLYINEEVPTAQDALNGAMDIIAEDIADRADLRKTLRAFIYRTGLLTTKAVDSEAQTVYTMYNDYSEPINKVAGHRVLAINRGEREDCLKVTISIQTNAAIRLIENELVTGENESAECIKLCCADSFTRLIFPSLDREIRNMLFENASEAAIKVFSLNLRQLLLQPPVKGTITLGLDPAYRTGCKIAVVDDTGKVLDTTVVYPTPPQSKIKEAEAKLLDFIQKYKVTTISIGNGTASRESESFVANMIKENHLAVQYMVVSEAGASVYSASKLAAEEFPQFDVSIRSAVSIARRLQDPLAELVKIDPKSIGVGQYQHDMPKNRLDEALGGVVEGCVNQVGVDLNTASHSLLSRIAGINASVAKNIVLYREENGAFKNRKELLKVSKLGAKAFTQCAGFLRVSGGENVLDNTGVHPESYKAAEKLIKLCGYQKKDVQEGKIIDIKQRMEEIGLHKLSEELEIGEPTICDIATELIKPGRDPRDELVKPLLRNDILELKDLKRGLELKGTVRNIVDFGAFVDIGVHEDGLVHISQITNRYIKHPIDVLNVGDIVTVWVMDVDMERKRIALTMKGNPTQE
- the pflA gene encoding pyruvate formate-lyase-activating protein: MSETIGYVHSVESFGAVDGPGVRFVVFMQGCPLRCLFCHNPDTWKMNEGEQMTATELFSQIKTYKNFIKKGGVTFSGGEPLLQPDFLYEVISLCKKEGIHTAIDTSGAVPLSTCKHVIEACDLVMLDIKDIDKEDCIQLTGQSNTNAMNILNHCDFIGRDVWIRHVLVPQYTYNAEKLHRLGKVLSWYSCIKKIEVIPFHKMGEYKWDYVDTPYQLTDIPSATPQQVNKAKEILKQYGLPV
- a CDS encoding MFS transporter; protein product: MSSISTNIKDRFPVNIFLIYIIFYAGQAMYNTYLNLFLTQSGFNMTAIGALQSVSTIVLVLVQPLWGIISDRSKSKNQIIGILLLITTLVCMSFYMFKTTLWLAICVMLFSVFFTPALTLQDNYSLELLEHSKWDFGHIRLGGTLGYAICAMLVGFVIGSNYGSIFWIMACFFAVTGTLYFLLPKVEGHRQKHQKVKYSVLLKDKPLLCMLAFNIIYFMGTSFYFQFYPIYYNKVIGATSQMVGMLSFVSALSEIPFFWFAYKIEKKFGVEKVMLFAGLATALRWFLLFFITNQYVILGVNLLSGCGYVGFSYCLIKYISDTVPKSIRATAQSFNAILGTIFSRIIFTPIGGYLGQHFGVKNVLLICGFIMLLGVILFKVTFHKANKIKAIANIN